A single region of the Garra rufa chromosome 6, GarRuf1.0, whole genome shotgun sequence genome encodes:
- the samd1b gene encoding sterile alpha motif domain-containing protein 1: MSEPKYQEWILETIDSLRSRKARPDLERICRMVRRRHGSDPDKTRAELEKLIQEQTVLKVSYKGSISYRNAAKVQRKCRKRTEPTTDSSSSGESLGEQPKHASFNNNADSALSLTDQEECEDKEPEERGLSPCPGPLPQTSPSTLGKEDKILPQPSGNSFVSCGATGHSAGSVKTSASKDKRVVAEAGGSGSSLQRDAASSANQRAEGDETLGAGHEGSEDDEKEEKTCSAVSSPPPKSKLPASPKPKLKVGAKGSGARCSDSPDENSTDLGDRLVAAVRSLSERHRGSAATRGHAPPGLKEILGYLSTQRGMPGEKLTRNRVKVVLEREIERGRLRRTRLGHITLPARGMGAAKPSARLLKSALQDGHLAKKDEVKEEEGMEVESEEHDTEENIVGSAEDVPEPIADGAPTGVNTCTEPASPDMEVEEDNGTDSSVTSEGKFQSSSSLETPNQCSIQQEVDVGGSEEQTMPVETEDAGTEKNADAPDQLHPSTEDQAIVMSETVKAPSSIPIRNFSGCKLEVGVSSCLLTPSASPGAAEERGMNEGIGGFVKSETSGMSPVDWTVADVASYFTAAGFPEQALAFRTQEIDGKSLLLMQRNDVLTGLSIRLGPALKIYERHVKVLQRTHFQDDEAFC, translated from the exons ATGTCGGAGCCCAAATACCAAGAGTGGATCCTGGAAACCATCGACTCCCTGCGCTCGAGAAAAGCCCGACCGGACCTGGAAAGGATCTGCCGAATGGTCCGAAGAAGACACGGGTCAGACCCGGACAAAACCAGGGCTGAACTAGAAAAACTGATCCAAGAGCAAACTGTGCTGAAAGTTAGCTACAAGGGGTCCATCTCGTACAGGAACGCTGCCAAAGTGCAAAGAAAATGCAGAAAGAGAACGGAGCCAACCACCGACAGCAGCAGCAGCGGCGAGTCTCTGGGTGAGCAGCCCAAACACGCCAGTTTCAATAACAACGCGGACAGCGCGCTCAGCCTCACGGACCAAGAAGAGTGCGAGGATAAGGAGCCCGAGGAACGCGGACTGAGCCCGTGTCCCGGCCCCCTGCCTCAAACCTCGCCCTCGACTCTCGGAAAGGAAGACAAGATTTTACCACAACCTAGCGGAAACAGTTTTGTTAGTTGTGGCGCAACGGGCCACTCCGCCGGGAGCGTGAAAACAAGTGCATCGAAAGACAAGAGAGTAGTCGCTGAGGCGGGGGGAAGCGGCTCCTCTCTCCAGCGCGATGCTGCTTCAAGTGCGAACCAACGGGCCGAAGGAGACGAGACGCTCGGCGCCGGCCACGAGGGCAGCGAGGATGACGAGAAAGAGGAGAAAACTTGCTCGGCCGTCAGCAGTCCGCCTCCGAAGAGCAAGCTCCCCGCGTCGCCCAAACCCAAACTCAAGGTGGGGGCAAAGGGCTCCGGGGCGCGCTGCTCGGACTCCCCGGACGAGAACAGCACTGATCTGGGCGACAGGCTTGTGGCTGCGGTTCGAAGTCTGTCCGAGAGACACCGGGGCTCCGCCGCAACACGGGGCCACGCACCGCCGGGACTAAAAGAGATCCTCGGCTACCTCAGCACGCAGCGAGGGATGCCCGGGGAGAAGCTGACCCGCAACCGCGTCAAAGTGGTGCTGGAGCGCGAGATCGAGAGGGGTCGCCTCCGCAGGACCCGCCTCGGCCACATCACTCTCCCCGCGAGGGGGATGGGGGCGGCCAAGCCGTCCGCGCGACTCCTGAAGAGCGCACTGCAGGACGGACATCTCGCGAAAAAG GACGAGGTGAAGGAGGAGGAAGGGATGGAGGTGGAGAGTGAGGAGCATGACACAGAGGAAAACATAGTGGGCTCAGCGGAGGATGTTCCTGAGCCCATCGCTGATGGAGCTCCTACAGGTGTCAATACCTGCACTGAGCCAGCCTCACCTGACATGGAGGTCGAGGAAGATAATGGCACAGACTCATCAGTGACGTCTGAGGGGAAATTTCAGTCGTCTTCATCGCTGGAGACACCAAACCAGTGCTCCATACAGCAGGAAGTAGACGTGGGTGGTAGTGAAG AGCAGACAATGCCAGTGGAGACTGAGGATGCTGGTACTGAGAAAAACGCAGATGCGCCTGATCAGCTACATCCCAGCACTGAG GATCAGGCGATTGTGATGTCAGAGACTGTGAAGGCTCCATCCTCAATACCTATAAGAAACT TTTCAGGCTGTAAGCTGGAAGTGGGAGTGTCGTCATGTCTGCTGACCCCTTCTGCCTCACCAGGAGCAGCTGAAGAACGAGGGATGAATGAAGGAAT AGGTGGCTTCGTGAAGTCAGAGACGAGTGGCATGAGCCCGGTGGATTGGACTGTGGCAGACGTTGCCAGCTACTTCACCGCGGCCGGATTTCCAGAGCAAGCGCTCGCTTTCAGGACACAG GAGATCGACGGGAAGTCCCTCCTTCTGATGCAAAGGAATGATGTGTTGACAGGCCTGTCAATCAGACTCGGTCCCGCCCTAAAGATCTACGAAAGACACGTCAAGGTTCTGCAGAGGACCCATTTCCAAGATGACGAAGCTTTCTGctga